In Thunnus maccoyii chromosome 3, fThuMac1.1, whole genome shotgun sequence, the following proteins share a genomic window:
- the LOC121894736 gene encoding delta-type opioid receptor, translating to MQLFNSTGEEDLPANSSDTWVGNVEQVLVPILDILILVFGVGGHTMVMVILCGRQRRGPPQSSMTGTGTDVLLLALSSADLLLLSMLPFHTVAIAMQQWPFGNIMCRLVGFLGSACSSASIFTLATLAVSRYLTVVKPARAYSLLSHRRVSITAALLWVPACCLATPQLVFRSVGIPRSTPDGLTCFAFLSHRDQMIYGLFHFLMAFLLPLVTIAVAYGSIYMFLWRRRQAGRAPQVEHHQSKVTLTSAMLVLAFTLCWLPSYGLTLALLVDERSGATGTSPRYGPFSVFARFMASSSTVINPILYVLMSEKFRQDLLGLFKRGGQRASGTA from the coding sequence ATGCAGCTGTTTAACTCTACAGGTGAAGAGGATCTGCCAGCGAACAGCAGTGACACTTGGGTGGGTAATGTGGAGCAGGTCCTGGTCCCAATATTAGATATATTGATTCTGGTGtttggggtgggggggcacACCATGGTGATGGTGATCCTGTgtgggaggcagaggagagggcCTCCCCAAAGCTCAATGACAGGCACAGGTACAGACGTCCTCCTGCTGGCTCTGAGCTCTGCAGACCTTCTGTTGCTCTCCATGCTTCCCTTCCACACTGTCGCCATCGCCATGCAGCAATGGCCATTTGGGAACATCATGTGTCGTCTGGTGGGCTTCTTGGGATCGGCCTGTTCTTCGGCTAGCATCTTCACACTCGCCACGCTGGCTGTGTCGCGCTATCTGACTGTGGTGAAGCCTGCCAGAGCTTACAGCCTCCTCTCTCATCGCCGGGTCTCTATAACTGCTGCGCTGCTCTGGGTCCCCGCCTGCTGCCTGGCGACTCCCCAGCTGGTTTTTCGCTCTGTGGGAATCCCACGCAGCACCCCTGATGGCCTCACTTGCTTCGCTTTCCTGTCCCACAGAGACCAGATGATCTATGGATTGTTTCACTTCCTCATGGCCTTCTTGCTTCCACTGGTCACCATTGCGGTGGCATACGGCAGCATCTACATGTTCCTGTGGCGGAGACGGCAAGCTGGCAGGGCCCCTCAAGTAGAGCACCACCAGAGCAAGGTGACCCTGACATCCGCCATGCTGGTGCTGGCTTTCACCCTGTGCTGGCTACCGTCCTACGGCCTGACACTGGCCTTACTGGTGGATGAAAGGTCAGGGGCCACTGGCACTTCACCACGTTACGGCCCCTTCAGTGTGTTTGCACGGTTCATGGCCTCCTCCTCTACAGTGATCAACCCCATCCTCTATGTGCTCATGTCCGAAAAGTTCAGACAGGACCTACTGGGGCTGTTCAAGAGGGGAGGGCAAAGAGCCAGTGGGACTGCCTGA